The Candidatus Schekmanbacteria bacterium genome includes the window ACAAGTTGAGCAAAAAAATTCCGCATATAACTCTTCTTGAGCCAGCAGGCAATCATTATATGGAAGACCTTGAATATGCAGGAGGAATACCTGCTGTTTTGCATACTCTCAAAGATAAATTATATGACAATATTACTGTTTCCGGGCGAAGCATAAAGGCAATAGCCAAATCTGCAAAAGTTTACGATAGGGATGTGATAAGACCCCTTTCAAAGGCATATCATACGGAGGGGGGATTGGCAGTTTTGAAAGGGACACTGGCACCTGATGGTGCAGTAGTCAAACAAGGTGCTGTTGTAGAATCAATGCTTAAATTCAAAGGTAAGGCGAAGGTTTTCGATTCAGAGGAGGAGGCAATCAAAGCAATTACGGGACAAAAAATAAAGGCAGGAGATGTTGTTGTCATCAGATATGAAGGTCCGCGCGGAGGCCCAGGGATGAGAGAAATGCTGCTGCCTACAGCGGCCTTAATAGGCATAGGTTTAGGCGATAAGGTTGCTCTTGTTACAGACGGTCGTTTTTCAGGTGGGACGAGAGGCCCGTGTATTGGTCATATCTCTCCTGAAGCAGCAAGTGGAGGACCTATTGCCGCAGTCAAAAATGGAGATATAATATCTATAGACATTCCAAATAGAAAAATAGATCTTCTCATAAGCAAAGGTGAGCTCAAAAAGAGGCTGAGTAAAATAAAACACCCTAAAGCAAAAATTACTGAAGGATATTTGGCAAGATATGCCTCTTTTGTACAGTCTGCAAATACCGGAGCTATCGTTAAAAAGATTTAAGTCTTCGAGGAGTGGGAGTTGAAGAAAGGTTCTGAAATAATTGTAGAGTGCCTTGAAAGGGAGAATGTAAAGCATATTTTTGGACTTCCCGGAGCCGTGTTATGCGACGTGTACGATGTATTGCATGATTCTCCTATCGATTTTATCATTTGCAGACATGAACAAGCCGCGGCGCATGCAGCCGACGGTTATGCTCGCGTTTCAGGAAAGACAGGTGTATGTATGGTAACTTCAGGGCCGGGAGCCACTAATATAGTAACTGGTTTGGCAACGGCTTATATGGATTCTATACCGATGGTTGCTTTTACAGGGCAAGTTCCTACAACTATGATAGGCGATGATGCTTTTCAAGAAGCAGACATTGCAGGTATAACGAGAACAATTACAAAGCATAATTATCTCGTAAATGATATTAAGGACCTTGCAAGGATTATAAGGGAAGCCTTTTATATTGCCTCAACAGGAAGGCCTGGTCCGGTTTTGGTTGACCTTCCAAAGGATATTATACATTCAAAAACTAAATTTGAATATCCTGAAAAGGTTTCCATAAGAGGTTATAATCCAAATCTTAAGGGGCATCCAAAGCAGATTGAAAAGATTGCAGTAAAGCTTTCCGAGGCGAAAAGGCCTGTAATCTATATGGGTGGTGGAGTAATCTTGTCAAATGCAAGTAGAGAAGTTGAAGAGTTGGCACATATGCTCAATATTCCTGTAACTTCTACTCTTATGGGATTGGGTGGATTCCCTTCAAATGACAAGTTGTTTCTCGGAATGCTTGGAATGCATGGCACCTATTGGGCAAATATGGCGACAAATAATTCAGACCTGATTATTGCTTTGGGAGCAAGGTTTGATGACCGTGTTACGGGCAGGATTGATAAATTTGCACCTGATGCCACAGTTGTTCATATTGATATTGACCCCTCTGCAATAAGTAAAAATATCACGGTAGATATCCCGGTTGTAGGCGATGTTAAAGAGGTCCTGAAGCATCTGAACGAAGAAGTTAAAAAGAGGATTAAATCGAAACCCAAAAGGACTGAATGGTTCAAAGAGATTGAAAAATGGAAGGCGAAGCATCCCTTGCTCTATGGTGATGGAAAAAAAGGGTATTTGAAACCGCAATGGGTGATAGAAAAAATATCGGAATTGGCAGATGACAGTGCAATAATAACGACTGATGTGGGCCAGCATCAAATGTGGACTGCACAGTATTTCAAATTTAAAAAACCGCGCACTTGGCTTACATCAGGCGGATTGGGAACGATGGGATATGGACTTCCTGCTGCAATTGGTGCTAAAATGGCAAATCCAAAAAGTATTGTCGTCAATATTTCAGGAGATGGTAGTTTCCAAATGAATTGTCAGGAGATTGCGACTGCCAAGACTTACGGTGTCCCTTTTATTTCTATAGTTTTAAACAATAACAGCTATGGAATGGTAAGACAGTATCAAACTATATTTTATAAAAAGAGGTACTATGCCACTGATCTCGACTTTAATCCTGACTTTGTAAAATTAGCTGAAAGTTTAGGGGCTGAAGGGTATTATGTAGATGATGAAAAAAAATTTATTGATATTTTCAAGAAATCATTGAAATCTAAATTGCCGGTTGTCATTGAAGTTAAGATAGAAAAGGATGAGAAAGTATTCCCAATGGTTCCGGCAGGT containing:
- the ilvB gene encoding biosynthetic-type acetolactate synthase large subunit — protein: MKKGSEIIVECLERENVKHIFGLPGAVLCDVYDVLHDSPIDFIICRHEQAAAHAADGYARVSGKTGVCMVTSGPGATNIVTGLATAYMDSIPMVAFTGQVPTTMIGDDAFQEADIAGITRTITKHNYLVNDIKDLARIIREAFYIASTGRPGPVLVDLPKDIIHSKTKFEYPEKVSIRGYNPNLKGHPKQIEKIAVKLSEAKRPVIYMGGGVILSNASREVEELAHMLNIPVTSTLMGLGGFPSNDKLFLGMLGMHGTYWANMATNNSDLIIALGARFDDRVTGRIDKFAPDATVVHIDIDPSAISKNITVDIPVVGDVKEVLKHLNEEVKKRIKSKPKRTEWFKEIEKWKAKHPLLYGDGKKGYLKPQWVIEKISELADDSAIITTDVGQHQMWTAQYFKFKKPRTWLTSGGLGTMGYGLPAAIGAKMANPKSIVVNISGDGSFQMNCQEIATAKTYGVPFISIVLNNNSYGMVRQYQTIFYKKRYYATDLDFNPDFVKLAESLGAEGYYVDDEKKFIDIFKKSLKSKLPVVIEVKIEKDEKVFPMVPAGGSVKDILVD